The Pseudomonadota bacterium genome has a window encoding:
- a CDS encoding lysophospholipid acyltransferase family protein: MLSGLKTIIAALRTALFTLVFYTGSVPFVVLAALAAPLSMSLLRSAAHGWGHFHYGCVRWLLGIRVVVDGHFRHGPVLYALRHESFFETIELLRLHERPVPIAKRQLSAIPLWSGVAKSYGMIYVDRSGGAGALRAMMKAAKTYIADGRPLVIFPEGTRMRHGERGKLQSGFAGLYRAFGLTVVPVAVDSGRLLGPYNRIKYPGTITYRVGDPIPPGLPRAEMEARVTEAINALNDCGANAEDAVPA, translated from the coding sequence ATGCTATCGGGCCTGAAGACCATCATCGCCGCTCTGCGTACGGCGCTGTTCACGCTGGTCTTTTATACAGGGTCGGTGCCCTTTGTTGTGCTCGCGGCACTGGCCGCGCCGCTTTCCATGTCGCTATTGCGCTCGGCGGCGCATGGCTGGGGGCATTTTCATTATGGCTGTGTGCGTTGGCTGCTGGGGATCAGGGTTGTGGTCGATGGCCATTTCCGCCATGGCCCGGTGCTTTATGCGCTGCGCCATGAATCCTTTTTCGAGACGATCGAGCTGCTGCGGCTGCATGAGCGTCCCGTGCCGATTGCCAAGCGGCAGCTCTCGGCGATTCCGCTGTGGAGCGGTGTCGCCAAGAGCTATGGCATGATCTATGTCGATCGCTCGGGCGGGGCCGGCGCCTTGCGGGCGATGATGAAGGCGGCAAAGACCTATATTGCCGATGGCCGGCCATTGGTGATTTTTCCCGAGGGTACGCGGATGCGCCATGGCGAGCGGGGCAAGCTACAATCGGGTTTTGCCGGGCTGTATCGTGCCTTTGGCCTTACCGTAGTGCCGGTGGCGGTAGACAGTGGCCGGTTGTTGGGGCCGTATAATCGGATAAAATACCCCGGAACAATAACCTACAGAGTTGGTGATCCGATACCGCCCGGGCTACCGCGCGCCGAGATGGAGGCAAGGGTGACGGAAGCGATCAATGCGCTCAATGACTGCGGCGCTAACGCGGAAGATGCCGTTCCGGCCTAG
- the hisC gene encoding histidinol-phosphate transaminase, giving the protein MTVPSPSGPQPKPWISAISAYSPGKSRLGQGMTPVKLSSNENPLGACAAAIASLSSDATAKAARYPDPDATELRMAVGALHDLPVAQIVCGTGSDELLNLAAQGYAGPGDEIIHVRYGFAVYDIATRRIGAVPVIAPDKDYGTDIDTVLACVSDKTRVIYLANPNNPTGTIIADSEIARLHAALPDTVLLVLDQAYGEYLEPAAGSDPFSLARAHDNVLITRTFSKIYGLAAQRIGWAFGAPGLIDTINRIRAPFNVTSSGQAAALAALGDQDFVTRSREHNARWRQWLVNELATLGNYGLEAIPSHANFLLVRFGGGLTAESAYHGLAAAGYIARWLPGQGLPDCLRISIGTEAEMHGMMRALRALCDNGAAS; this is encoded by the coding sequence AAGCTGTCGTCGAACGAGAACCCGCTCGGTGCCTGCGCTGCAGCAATCGCCAGCCTTTCCAGCGATGCGACCGCCAAAGCCGCCCGCTATCCCGACCCCGATGCTACAGAGCTGCGTATGGCTGTGGGTGCGTTACACGATCTGCCGGTCGCGCAGATTGTCTGCGGTACCGGATCGGACGAGTTGCTCAATCTGGCAGCCCAAGGCTATGCTGGTCCCGGCGATGAGATCATCCATGTACGCTATGGCTTTGCCGTTTATGACATAGCAACACGGCGTATCGGCGCGGTGCCGGTGATCGCCCCCGACAAGGATTATGGTACCGATATCGACACGGTCCTGGCCTGTGTCAGCGACAAGACTCGCGTCATCTATCTCGCCAACCCCAATAACCCCACTGGCACCATCATCGCCGATAGCGAGATCGCGCGGTTGCATGCCGCGCTGCCTGACACCGTGCTGCTGGTCCTCGACCAGGCTTATGGCGAGTATCTCGAACCCGCTGCGGGGAGCGACCCGTTTTCGCTGGCGCGAGCCCATGACAATGTGCTGATCACCCGCACCTTCTCGAAAATCTATGGTCTGGCGGCACAGCGCATCGGCTGGGCCTTTGGCGCACCGGGATTGATCGACACCATCAACCGCATCCGTGCGCCATTCAACGTTACCAGCTCGGGTCAGGCAGCGGCCCTCGCGGCACTTGGCGATCAGGATTTCGTCACCCGCTCACGCGAACATAATGCCCGGTGGCGACAATGGCTTGTCAATGAACTGGCAACGCTCGGCAATTACGGGCTCGAGGCCATTCCCAGCCATGCCAATTTCCTGCTGGTCCGGTTTGGCGGTGGCCTGACTGCGGAATCGGCCTATCATGGCCTTGCGGCAGCAGGCTATATCGCCCGCTGGCTTCCGGGCCAGGGCCTTCCTGACTGCCTGCGCATCAGCATCGGCACCGAAGCAGAGATGCACGGCATGATGCGGGCCCTGCGGGCGCTATGCGACAATGGCGCGGCGTCATGA
- a CDS encoding prephenate/arogenate dehydrogenase family protein: protein MTAFRHIAIIGTGLIGGSVARAVREKLPDMQLSGFDRDIATRNRASELGLFDAVHDDYAALSAADLVLLCVPVGAMGDVASDIAPHITPDAIISDVGSCKASVLADLRAALPGAAIIPAHPVAGTEKSGPDAGFASLFEGRWCILTPDADAKETDIARLEAFWTALGADTERMDATHHDRVLAVTSHLPHLIAYTIVGTASDLESVTRSEVIKYSAGGFRDFTRIAASDPVMWRDVFLSNREAVLDMLQRFTEDLTALQRAIRRDEGDVLEDLFSRTRAIRRRIIDEGQDDASADFGRRHD, encoded by the coding sequence ATGACGGCGTTTCGGCACATTGCGATCATCGGCACGGGTCTGATCGGTGGCTCGGTGGCGCGGGCGGTACGCGAAAAACTGCCCGATATGCAGCTTTCGGGCTTTGACCGCGATATAGCTACCCGCAACCGCGCCAGTGAACTGGGGCTCTTCGATGCGGTGCATGACGATTATGCCGCGCTGTCGGCGGCTGATCTGGTGCTGCTGTGCGTCCCGGTAGGGGCGATGGGCGATGTCGCCAGCGATATCGCACCCCATATTACCCCCGATGCGATCATCAGCGATGTCGGCTCGTGCAAAGCCAGCGTGCTCGCCGATCTGCGCGCTGCCTTGCCCGGTGCCGCAATCATTCCGGCGCATCCCGTCGCGGGCACCGAGAAAAGTGGCCCCGATGCCGGCTTTGCAAGCCTGTTTGAAGGCCGCTGGTGCATCCTGACCCCGGATGCTGATGCAAAGGAGACGGATATTGCCAGGCTGGAGGCGTTCTGGACCGCACTGGGCGCGGATACCGAACGGATGGATGCGACGCATCATGACCGGGTGCTGGCGGTGACCAGCCATTTGCCGCATCTTATCGCCTATACCATTGTCGGCACCGCCAGTGATCTGGAGAGCGTTACCCGCTCGGAAGTGATCAAATATTCTGCTGGCGGCTTTCGCGACTTTACCCGAATCGCCGCCTCCGACCCGGTAATGTGGCGCGATGTCTTCCTCTCCAACCGGGAGGCTGTACTCGACATGCTGCAACGCTTCACCGAGGATCTGACCGCATTGCAGCGCGCCATCCGCCGTGACGAAGGCGATGTACTCGAGGACCTGTTCTCCCGCACCCGCGCCATCAGGCGGAGGATTATCGATGAGGGACAGGATGATGCCTCTGCCGATTTCGGCCGCCGCCATGACTAG